In one window of Polyodon spathula isolate WHYD16114869_AA unplaced genomic scaffold, ASM1765450v1 scaffolds_3275, whole genome shotgun sequence DNA:
- the LOC121311586 gene encoding cytochrome P450 2K1-like produces the protein MRSHRCGSLRRNWCTCFQRGSLRYVDWRQNGDQGSSSLRDGHRRLLLKPEGVFTTDPWLCEEETSINPPASTKAKASDKVQEEIERVIGRERPPQAEDRKSMPYMDAVLHEIQRVGNVVPMNLLHETTGDTTFRGYRIPKGTPVIPLLSSVLSDKTQWETPHQFNPNHFLDAQGKFVKRDAFMPFSAGQVCLGETLAKVELFLFFTMLLQKFHFRPPQEVSPEQLDLTPTPGITSGPQPFQLCALSH, from the exons ATGCGCTCTCATCGGTGCGGGAGTCTAAGGAGGAACTGGTGCACCTGCTTCCAAAGAGGCAGCCTCCGGTACGTAGACTGGCGCCAAAATGGAGACCAAGGTTCCAGCAGCCTCAGAGACGGGCACAGACGGCTCCTGCTGAAGCCAGAGGGGGTTTTCACAACCGACCCGTGGCTGTGTGAAGAGGAAACTTCAATAAATCCGCcagcaagcacaaaggcaaaaGCCTCGG ACAAAGTCCAGGAGGAAATTGAGCGTGTGATTGGGAGGGAACGCCCCCCGCAGGCCGAGGACAGGAAGAGCATGCCCTACATGGATGCCGTGCTGCACGAGATCCAGAGAGTGGGCAATGTGGTGCCCATGAACCTGCTGCACGAGACCACAGGGGACACCACCTTCCGGGGGTACAGGATACCCAAG GGTACCCCGGTGATCCCGCTGCTCTCCTCCGTGCTCTCTGATAAGACACAGTGGGAGACCCCTCACCAGTTCAACCCCAACCACTTCCTGGACGCGCAGGGCAAGTTTGTCAAGAGAGACGCCTTCATGCCCTTCTCAGCAGGTCA GGTGTGTCTTGGAGAGACCCTTGCCAAGGTGGAGCTCTTCCTCTTCTTCACCATGCTCCTGCAGAAGTTTCACTTCCGCCCGCCCCAGGAGGTCAGCCCGGAGCAACTGGACCTCACCCCCACCCCTGGCATCACCTCCGGCCCCCAGCCCTTCCAACTGTGCGCCCTGAGCCACTGA